The Erythrobacter litoralis HTCC2594 nucleotide sequence CACAAACTGTGCGCCTCTGCGGGTCGTGCCGATATTCACTTTCTCGACCATCGCCGCCATCATCGCCTTGCTGCGGCCCCCGGCAGGCGCGCCGCCCGTCATCAGCGAGGCATAGGGCCGCGCGCCGTTGGCGCTGGCGACGTCGCGGAAATGCTCGACCGGGTGTTCGGAGAAATAAAACCCGAAATTCTCTCGCTCCTTCGCCATCCGGGTCGGGCGGTCCCAGTCTTCGGCGTCCTTCAAGCGCAGTGTGTCTTCTGCTGCCAGGTCGCCCCCGAACAGCGCCTCTTGGCCGCTGGTACGCTCGCGGATCGCGGCATCGGCGGTGGCGAGCAGCAGGTCGACATTGGCGGCGAGCTTGCCGCGATTGGGCTCCAGCCCGTCGAGCGCGCCCGCAGCGATCAGCGCCTCCAGCTGGCGGGAATTCATCGCGCCTTGCGGTAAACGATCGAACAGATCGCCGAGGCTTTCGAACACGCCGTTTGCCTCGCGCTCGCGCACGATCGCGTCCATCGCTTTCTCGCCGACATTGCGAATACCAGCGAGCGCATAGCGCACGGCATAGCCATCGTCGGTCCGCTCGACCGTGAACTCGGCTTCCGACGCATTGATATCCGGCGGCGCGACCACAATCCCGCCTTCGACGAGCGGATAGCGGCGCGCATCGTCGACGAATACCGCCAGCTTCTCCGACTGATGCATGTCGAAGCACATCGACGCGGCGTAGAATTCTTCCGGGTAATGCGCCTTGAGCCATGCCGTCTGGTAGGCGAGCAGCGCGTAAGCCGCCGCGTGCGACTTGTTGAAGCCGTAACCGGCGAACTTGTTGATCAAGTCGAACAGTTCGTTGGCCTTGTCGGCATCGATATCGGAAACCTTGGCGCAGCCTTCGACGAAGATCGCGCGCTGCTTGTCCATCTCGGCCTGGTTCTTCTTGCCCATAGCTCGGCGCAGCAAGTCGGCATCGCCGAGCGAGTATCCGGCGAGGATCTGCGCGGCCTGCATCACCTGCTCTTGGTAGACGAAGATGCCGTAAGTCTCGGCCAGAATTTCCTCGAGCTTCGGGTGCGGGTATTCGATCGGCTCGAGCCCCGCCTTGCGCTTGCCGAACAGCGGGATGTTGTCCATCGGGCCTGGGCGATAGAGCGAGACGAGCGCGATGATGTCTTCGAACTTAGTCGGCTTCACGGCCGTCAGCGTGCGCCGCATACCTTCGGATTCGAGCTGGAACACGCCGACCGTATTGCCGGACTTCATCAGCTCGTAGACCGCCGGATCGTCCCATGCGAGTGCGCCGAGATCGACATCGATCCCGCGCTTTTCCAGCAGGTCGACCGCCTTCTGCAGCACCGACAGCGTCTTCAGGCCGAGGAAATCGAACTTGACCAGCCCGGAGCTCTCGACATGCTTCATGTCGAACTGCGTCACCGGCATGTCGGAGCGCGGATCGCGATAGAGCGGCACCAGCTGCGACAGCGGTCGGTCGCCGATCACCACGCCCGCCGCATGGGTCGAGCTGTTGCGCGGCAGCCCTTCGAGCTGCATCGCCAGGTCGATCAGCGCCTTGGTGTCGTTGTCGTTCGAATATTCCGCCTTGAACTCCGCCGAGCCATTGAGCGCGCGCGGGAGGGTCCACGGGTCGGTCGGATGGTTGGGCACCATCTTGCACAGGCGATCGGTGCGGTTGTAGCCATAGTCGACGATCCGCCCGACATCGCGCAGCACCGCCCTCGCCTTGAGCTTGCCGAAAGTGATGATCTGCGCGACCTTGTCGTGGCCGTAGCGCTCCTGCACGTAGCGGATGACTTCACCACGGCGCGTCTCGCAGAAATCGATGTCGAAGTCCGGCATGGACACGCGTTCCGGGTTGAGGAAGCGCTCGAACAGCAGCCCCAGACGGATCGGATCGAGATCGGTGATGGTCAGCGCCCAGGCGACCAGCGAACCCGCACCCGAACCGCGTCCCGGCCCCACCGGGATGCCGTGGTCCTTGGCCCATTGAATGAAGTCGGCAACGATCAGGAAGTAGCCGGGGAAACCCATTCGGTTGATGATGCCGATCTCGTAATCGAGCCGCTCGAAATATTCCTCGCGGTCTTCATCCGAGAGGTCCTCGTAGGGCTCCAGCCGTTTCTCGAGGCCCTTGGTCGAAAGCTCGCGCAACATCCGCTCCTCGCCTTCGAGATCGCCAGCGAGGCTCGGCAGGATCGGATCGCGATAGGGCGGCGCATAGGCGCAGCGCTGCGCGATCACGAGCGTATTGGCGGTGGCTTCGGGCAGGTCCTCGAATATCTCGCCCATCATCCGGTCGGACTTGACCCACGCCTGCTGGTCGGTGCGCGGGCGGTCTTCCTCGTGGATTTTGTAGCTGCCGGCGATGCACAGCATCGCGTCATGCGCCTTGTGGAAACCGGGCTCGGCGAAGTTGGCAGGGTTGGTCGCGACCAAGGGCAGGTCGCGGGCATAAGCCAGGTCCACCAGCGCCTCTTCGGCGGCCTGCTCGACTGCGTTGCCCCGCCGCGACAGTTCGACATAAAGCCGCTCGGGAAAGAGTGCCTGCAGGCGGTCGCAATAGGCTTCGGCGTGGTCCTTCTGGCCTTCTGCCAGCAGCTGCGTGACCCCGCCCTCGCTCGCGCCGGTCAGCGCAATCAGGCCTTCGGTGCGGCCGTCGAAATCGTCGAGCGAAACATGCGGCACCAGTTCGACCGGCCGCTCCAGATGCGCCTTGCTGACCAAGTGACAGAGATTGAGATAGCCCGCTTCGTCCTGTGCATAGAGCGGCAAGTGATCGATTGCGTCCGAGCCTGGCCGAGCCACGCCCACCAAGGCTCCAATGATCGGCTGGATACCCTCGTCGCGACAGGCCCCGGCAAAGGCCACCGCGCCGTAGAGCCCGTTGCGGTCGCAAATCGCGATGGCTGGAAAGCCGCGTTCCTTCGCCAGTTTCGCCAGCGCCTTCGGATCGATCGCGCCTTCGAGCATCGAATAGCTCGACAGGACGCGTAGAGGGACGAAGGGAGCGAAGGCCATGGCTTCACTATGGTGAGCCGCGCGGGATTCGCAAAGGCTGCGGATCACCGCTTGGGGATAATCCAGTCGACAATGACCGCTTTAACGTCACCCCCGCGCAGGCGGGGGTCCAGCTGACTTTTGCATTTGGCAATCAAAGCTGGATTCCCGCCTTCGTGGGAATCACGGAGTGGGTCTTAAAGCGCGCTTTCCTCTCGCTGCTTCGCCGCTGCGATCTTCTTGCGCGTTTCGCGCACTTGCGAGAATGCGCCGTAGACGACCAGGGCGGCGAGGAAGATCCACACCCAGACCGGAATATCCTGCCCGAAAATGGCGAGATAGATATAGGCCGATACGAAGAAGAACCCCGCCGCCATCGTCGGCAGCACTGTCGACTTGCCGGCCCGCGCGTTCTTCACCAGCCACGCGATCGAGCCGAGGAAAAACGGGATCGCGCCAACATAGATGGCCACGAACACATAGGGGTTCACGTTGTACTGCGCGCCTTGCGCCAGGATCCATTCGTTGATTGCTTCGAGCATGGCTCAAATCCCCATCTGAATATGCCCGTTGTTCGGATCGCGCACCCCCAAGGTTACAGCAGCTTCTCGACATGCCTGGCGATCGAGCTTGGCGAATCCTGCGGGGCGAAGCGCTTCACGACATTGCCTTCGCGATCGATCAGGAACTTGGTGAAGTTCCACTTGATCCCGGTCGAGCCCATCAGGCCTTCCGCCTCCCCCTTCATCCAGTCGAACACCGGCGAGGCGTCGGGGCCATTGACTTCGACCTTTTCCATCAGCGGGAAGGTGACACCGAAATTGACTTTGCAGAACTCTGCGATCTCGTCGGCGCTGCCCGGCTCTTGCGCCCCGAACTGGTTGCAGGGGAAGCCGAGCACTTCGAAGCCCTGGTTTTTGTATTGCTGGTAGAGCTCTTCGAGACCGTCATATTGCGGGGTGAAACCGCATTTGCTGGCGGTGTTCACCACCAACAGCACCTTGCCCTTCTTCTCGGCGAGATCGAGCTCTTCGCCGCGATTGGTGGTGACGGTGAAATCGGCAATGGTGGTCATTCGGGAGTCGCTTTCGGTCGATACAGGAGATCGAAGGACGTCTGCCACGAAAGCCCATGGTCCGTCGAGGATTCTCCGTGCTGGCGGACACTGCCATCGTTGTTGGGCGTATAGGTCATGCGGATCAGTTGGTGCGGCGCTACCGGCGTCGGCCAGTTGCCGGTCAGCACCATGCTCCCTTCGGCCAGCCCGCCGCTGAACTCCACCGCGCCGGGTGCCGAGCCGACCCATTTCTGGTGCCACATCCCGCTGGCCGGATCGACATGGTTGAGACTGGTTCCGCCAGCGCCGCGCAAGGGCATCCAGTTTTCCAGCACCGCACAGCCCCCGTGCTTGCGCTCGATGCGGCTGTCGGCGACCTTGGTGTCGCGCCCGTTGGGAAAGACCTCCCATTCGCCGACCCAGAAATCGAACTGGCCATGGGCCTCGCTCTGGCAGCCGGGCGGTGGCGAAGCAGGAAGCGTCGGCGGCGTTGCGGCCTGCGCAGTGACAGCATGGAGCGCGAATGCGAGAAGCAGTGATGTCGGCATGATGTCCCCCTCGGTTAAGGAAGAGTGCCAGACGGGTCACGCCCAAGCAATGCCAGCCCTTATCGACCAGCGGCGCCCGGTATTCGGCAGAAACGCCCTATTCGCGCGGGAAATCGCTGCGCGCGGCCAAATGCGCGGCTTCGGCGGCGGAATATTCGCGGTCGCCGGCTTTCTCGATCACATAGTCGTCGCGCGTTTCCTCCGGCAGAAGCATGAGATGCCGGATGATGTCCGCGAATGTGCCGCGGCGCAGCGCCTTCGCGCCGTCGAGCACACCGTCGCCGTCATCGGCCTTGTGCAGCGCGGCGCGGTCGTCCCAGGCAATGGTGCCGGTCGATAGCGGGGTGTCGCCGAAAGCGGTGGGATGGTCTGACATCAATTCCTCCTATTCAAGGGGATAACGCGCCACATGACACTTGGGTCCGCCTATTCGAGCACGCCTTCGTGCAAGCGCACCACACGGTCCATCTTGCTCGCCAGCCGTTCGTTATGCGTGGCGATCAGCGCCGCGCTGCCCTCGCCTCGCACAAGTTGCAGGAACTGGTCGAGCACAGCGTCGGATGTGTGTTCATCCAGATTGCCGGTCGGCTCGTCGGCAAGGATCAGGTCGGGCTTGTTGGCGAGGCCCCGCGCGACCGCGACGCGCTGCTGTTCGCCACCGGAAAGCTGGCTCGGCCGGTGATCGAGCCGCGCGCCCAGTCCCAGTGCCGTGAGCAATTCCTGCGCCCGTACCTCGGCCGCCTCGCGGCTCTTGCCCGCGATCATCTGCGGAAGCACCACGTTCTCCAGCGCGTTGAAATCGGGCAGCAGGTGATGGAACTGATAGACGAAACCAAGGTGGTCGCGCCGCAAGGTCGTGCGCGCCCCGGAGTCCGATTTCTCCGCCGCCGTCCCCGCAATTACGATTTCGCCGCCGAAGCCGCCCTCGAGCAGGCCGACAGCCTGCAGCAGGGTCGACTTGCCGGAACCGGAAGGACCCAGCAGCGCGACGATCTCGCCCGGCTGCACCGCCAGGTCGATACCACGCAGCACGTCGATCCGGGTGCCGCCTTGCTCGAAGCTGCGGGTCACACCGCGCAATTCGACGACAGCCTTACTCATAGCGCAGCACCTGAACCGGATCGGTGCCCGAAGCCTTGAGCGCGGGGTAAAGCGTCGCGAGGAAGCTCAGCACCAGCGCGAGAACCACGATGCCGATGATCTCGACCGGATCGGCCTTCGCCGGAAGCGTCGAGAGGAAGCGGACTTCGGGGTCCCACAATTCCTGACCCGTCACGAACGCGATCACATCGACGATCGGTTCGCGGAAATAGAGCACAATCGTTCCCAGCAGGAGCCCCGCAAAGGTTCCGATCGCGCCGACCGTGAAACCGGTCGTCACGAAAATCTTGAGCAGCGATTTTCGCGTCGCGCCCATGGTTCGCATGATGGCGATATCGCGAGTTTTTGCGCGCACCAGCATCACGAGGCTCGAGAGGATATTGAACGCCGCCACCAGCACCATGAAGCTGAGCGCGAAGAACATCGCCACCCGCTCGACCTGCAAGGCTTCGAAGATCGAGCTGTTGATCTGCTGCCATGTGCGAACCTGGGCTATTCCGGAAAGTTTTGCCTCTACCGGAGCCATGATTTCCGCCACATTGTCGGCATCTTCGGTCTTCACTTCGATCATGCCGATGGTGTCGCCGGTCAGCAGCAGCGTCTGCGCGTCGGGGATCGGCATGACCATGAAGGCCTGGTCGTAGTCGTAGAGCCCG carries:
- a CDS encoding lipoprotein-releasing ABC transporter permease subunit — encoded protein: MLLSPFEWTIAKRYLLPGRGEAFIALVAGISVGVVMLSVAMLVIVMSVMNGFRAELLDKIVGVNGHAIVQAYGGRLDNWESILEEVRDTPGVTEASPLIEQPLLVTFNGRVEAVFVRGNTQEDIAELSDKVVLGNLQRLQPEASVVAIGARLAENIGARVGDVVTIINPAGRSTPFGTVPRQVGYEVAAIFEVGLYDYDQAFMVMPIPDAQTLLLTGDTIGMIEVKTEDADNVAEIMAPVEAKLSGIAQVRTWQQINSSIFEALQVERVAMFFALSFMVLVAAFNILSSLVMLVRAKTRDIAIMRTMGATRKSLLKIFVTTGFTVGAIGTFAGLLLGTIVLYFREPIVDVIAFVTGQELWDPEVRFLSTLPAKADPVEIIGIVVLALVLSFLATLYPALKASGTDPVQVLRYE
- a CDS encoding glutathione peroxidase; its protein translation is MTTIADFTVTTNRGEELDLAEKKGKVLLVVNTASKCGFTPQYDGLEELYQQYKNQGFEVLGFPCNQFGAQEPGSADEIAEFCKVNFGVTFPLMEKVEVNGPDASPVFDWMKGEAEGLMGSTGIKWNFTKFLIDREGNVVKRFAPQDSPSSIARHVEKLL
- a CDS encoding ABC transporter ATP-binding protein, whose protein sequence is MSKAVVELRGVTRSFEQGGTRIDVLRGIDLAVQPGEIVALLGPSGSGKSTLLQAVGLLEGGFGGEIVIAGTAAEKSDSGARTTLRRDHLGFVYQFHHLLPDFNALENVVLPQMIAGKSREAAEVRAQELLTALGLGARLDHRPSQLSGGEQQRVAVARGLANKPDLILADEPTGNLDEHTSDAVLDQFLQLVRGEGSAALIATHNERLASKMDRVVRLHEGVLE
- the dnaE gene encoding DNA polymerase III subunit alpha, encoding MAFAPFVPLRVLSSYSMLEGAIDPKALAKLAKERGFPAIAICDRNGLYGAVAFAGACRDEGIQPIIGALVGVARPGSDAIDHLPLYAQDEAGYLNLCHLVSKAHLERPVELVPHVSLDDFDGRTEGLIALTGASEGGVTQLLAEGQKDHAEAYCDRLQALFPERLYVELSRRGNAVEQAAEEALVDLAYARDLPLVATNPANFAEPGFHKAHDAMLCIAGSYKIHEEDRPRTDQQAWVKSDRMMGEIFEDLPEATANTLVIAQRCAYAPPYRDPILPSLAGDLEGEERMLRELSTKGLEKRLEPYEDLSDEDREEYFERLDYEIGIINRMGFPGYFLIVADFIQWAKDHGIPVGPGRGSGAGSLVAWALTITDLDPIRLGLLFERFLNPERVSMPDFDIDFCETRRGEVIRYVQERYGHDKVAQIITFGKLKARAVLRDVGRIVDYGYNRTDRLCKMVPNHPTDPWTLPRALNGSAEFKAEYSNDNDTKALIDLAMQLEGLPRNSSTHAAGVVIGDRPLSQLVPLYRDPRSDMPVTQFDMKHVESSGLVKFDFLGLKTLSVLQKAVDLLEKRGIDVDLGALAWDDPAVYELMKSGNTVGVFQLESEGMRRTLTAVKPTKFEDIIALVSLYRPGPMDNIPLFGKRKAGLEPIEYPHPKLEEILAETYGIFVYQEQVMQAAQILAGYSLGDADLLRRAMGKKNQAEMDKQRAIFVEGCAKVSDIDADKANELFDLINKFAGYGFNKSHAAAYALLAYQTAWLKAHYPEEFYAASMCFDMHQSEKLAVFVDDARRYPLVEGGIVVAPPDINASEAEFTVERTDDGYAVRYALAGIRNVGEKAMDAIVREREANGVFESLGDLFDRLPQGAMNSRQLEALIAAGALDGLEPNRGKLAANVDLLLATADAAIRERTSGQEALFGGDLAAEDTLRLKDAEDWDRPTRMAKERENFGFYFSEHPVEHFRDVASANGARPYASLMTGGAPAGGRSKAMMAAMVEKVNIGTTRRGAQFVRADFSDSSGQFSAACFEDSLVESFKTWAADGTCVLLTVELDSPSPDEPPRITVRGARPLNTVAGSQRMLMTLDVASEDAIAELALALQLGEAGHGEVRVRLNLGEGMVASMRLGHDFRLDGKLAEQLQAIPGIANVRLVPKAGPQGRRFNKAA